The region atgtcttgcaaaattaacgggcaaattttggggtatgacagtggGTGTTTGATATCAAAGTGAGACCTAATGAACATGTTTGGTGTGCAAATTACAAAAGTCGTTATTGCCCTAAAGCCATCATCTCTGGCATGGTTTGGCTGATTCAGTAAAGTTTTACAGCAATTTAGGATGATCTGTTGTAAATTAAACCAGTTTTTCTTTCTTAAATGCTCATCATCAACTAAATATATGTATCTTGTAGTTTATAATGATGACATCGTGATTACATGTGATGATTATGAAGGCATcaaaatatttaaataaaatctATTTCAAAACTTTCAAACTAAGATTTTGGGTGCTCTACATTACTTTCTTGGGCTTGAGGTGGTTCAATCAAAGTCAAGTATTATTATCTCTAAAAAAAAAAGTATGTTTTTGATATTTTGGAGAAGGCACATCTTATAGATTGTAAATAACTCAACACTATATGGATCCTAATATAAAGCTCATTTCTGATAATGGAAAGCCCTATTGTGATCCAGGCATGTACCGAAGACTAGTTGAAAAAAATTGACTTATGATAAGGGGAAGTCTTGTTGTGATCCAGGCATGTACCGAAGACTAGTTGGAAAATTGATTTATCTCGCCCTAACCAGACCAAATATATATTTTCTAATTAGCATTGTAGTCAATTTCTTAGCTCTCCTTGTGACAGTCATTGAAATGAAattgtttgaattctaaagtACATCAAAAGAGCACTTAGAAAATGACTTGTTTTTAGTGATATAAGTCACACTAATATTGTTGGGTATTCAAATGTTGATTAGGCATGAGATGTAAGTAATACGCGATCTATTTCAAATTATTGTATTTTTTGGATGGAAATTTGATTTCATGgaagagaaaaaaaaaagtgTTGTTGCCCAATTAAATACATAAGCCTAGTATCAAATTATTGCTCATGCTATATGTCATGTGATTAACAATACCATACTCAAGAATCCAAACATTcttaaaaatataaatataaacAATAAAAGCCCGAGAGTACAAATTCTTATCATTAATTATTGAAAATGTATCATAATTTATAATTTCTTCCATAAAAAAGACAATAAGCGTTGACaaatagttcaattaaaattAGTGGCAACAAAAAATACCTCAAAACATGAAATATGTTGAAATTCGATTTCAACCATAGAACACGGAGGATAAGACTAGCAAATTGGCGATTGAAAACAGAACAAAGAATACCAAATAATATCTATTTAGGAAAGATTATTGAAAAAATATCAATAATTCACGttaataaacatttaaaaaatgttataatttttttttttaaatcttaGTATCCAGCCTTACCAGCTTAAAAAGTTATGAGTTTTGATAGCGTATTGTAAAATTCTATCCATTTTGAATGATTCAATCAAGTTAAACTCAAGTTTTAACACATGGTGATTAAGAGTTTTATCTAATGTAAGTTGAATCAACTTCTATTAGGATACTTATATATAAATATTCAACTATAAATAAGAGGAGGTGTATTAAGAGTCATGAATCACTATTATCTAGTCATAGAGCTAGAAAAATAAACCTAGAACAAACTTGTTAAATTTAAAATACCGACATATAATATATGATTATTTATTATGTTGTATACTCGTTGAGTAACAAGTTTATTCATTCGTATATGAATTTCTTGATAGAGTTGAACCCCACAAAGATTTGTTGGTTCTACGACCAAGTCCCAAATCCTGTATATAGAATGCTACTCATCTTCCTTTCTTGTATCTCAaaaagcaaacacacaaaaacaacaaaaatgtTAATCTTCAAACACAACTATCCAACGCGGTTTCTCACCATTGCAAATGAATTCTGCACTGTTTTGATCCAGTCATGGAGCAGGTAAACCAAAACCACTATCAAAACTAGAACACATTGCATCACATGTGAGTGGTTTGATCCTTTTCTTTACcactcactctctctctctctctctatatatatagATATCAAACAGTTCAATCCAATAGGACACAAAAATAACAATCATGTCTTTCATCAAACTCATTGTTTTTGTGACATTTTCCCTCTCATTTACATTCTCCAATGCTCATCCTGTAGGCTTCAACTTTGGCTGGGGtgctcatcatcatcatcatcatggtgGAATGTCCTTTGGTCTTTCTCCTCAATTCTATCAGTTTTCATGTCCTCAAGCTAATGACATTGTCATGTCAGTCTTGGAGAAGGCCATTGCTAAAGATATAAGACTCGCCGCTTCTCTTCTTCGACTTCACTTCCACGATTGCTTCGTCCAGGTAACCTAATTACAGACATAATACCAATACTTGTTTTAAAAATAGGTCTTTGGCCGCAATCTGAGTCGCAACATCAAAGTTTTTTTTTATGTAACACAAACTAATATTTAATGACAGGGTTGCGATGCGTCGGTTTTGTTGGACGATAGTGTGACGGTTGCTAGTGAAAAAAATGGCGGGCCTAATAAAAATTCCCTCCGAGGTTTTCAAGTGATTGATGAGATCAAAGCTAAATTGGAACAAACATGTCCTCATACAGTCTCTTGTGCAGACATTGTTGCACTTGCTGCTAGAGGATCCACTGTTCTTGTAAGAAAAAAACACACATGATTCAAATTGAAATGACCACCTTGTACATACTTTACATGTCACATAGTACATAGTACATGCTTAAATAGGTTGATAATCTAAGATGATAACTCGAGTTTATAAGCAATTTGAGTCGAAATATATTACCTAAAAACGTAAATGAGTTAAAACTTGATTTTAACAAtcttttttaatttgaattttgaaCCTTCACTATTATTTTGAAATAGAGTGGAGGACCTAATTGGGAGCTACCCTTAGGAAGGAGAGACTCAAAAACAGCGAGCCTAAGGGGTTCAAACAAAAACATCCCTCCACCAAATGCCACTATTGAAGGTCTCTTAACATTTTTCAAGCGTCAAGGTCTCGATGACGTAGACCTTGTTGCTCTTTCAGGTCGAACTTTTATAATCTTTAAAACGGAGACTTTTAATGGCATTTTCTATTAGTGTTACATTTTAAACATTTTTTCTTAATGTAGGTGCACATACAATTGGTGTAGCAAAATGTGCAACATTCAAGCAAAGACTATACAACCAAAATGGAAACAACCAACCAGATGAGAATCTAGAAAAAACATTTTACTTTGGTTTGAAAACAATGTGTCCAAAATCAGGTGGTGACAACAATATTTCTCCTTTGGATTTTGGTTCTCCAAGAATGTTTGATAACACATATTACAAACTCTTACTTAGAGGAAAAGGATTACTTAATTCAGATGAAGTGCTTGTCACCGGAAATGTTAGAGAAACTCATGAACTGGTGAGGACATATGCACAAGATGAGAGTCTCTTCTTTGAACAATTTGCATTGTCGATGATCAAGTTGGGAAATCTTCGTCCTCTTACTGGATTTAATGGTGAAGTTAGAAAGAATTGTCGCCGAGTTAATTAAGATTAACAAGCATAATTATATGTTATTATAATTAAGAGTCATTGAGTGTTATGTTTTGCATTTTTTTAAATGTAGAAGGAAGGAAGAATTTATAAGTGCTAAATCTATGGTAGTTATGAGAGTTTGAATTGTGTTGCATTTATATAAACTTAATAAGCTTGGTGTTGAAAGTATGTAGTTGAGTGTTTGTGTTGCTTCTATCAATATTTTCTTTGGATGGAAATTTATGTTGCTTCTTTGATATCTCTTAGATTTTTGAACTAAAAAATAGTTATATAACATGTTTTAAATATAATAACATATAATATGATGACGTTGAGTGAGATATTTAACACCTATTTGGAGAGAGGCATTGTTAAAGTCTGTTCTCATATTAAGGCAAATTTATCTTGAATCGTGGATGATGGCCAAAATGTGTGTTTTGAATGGATTTTTGGATTTTTGGAGATTGTGTCACTTCTAACATCTCTCATGTCAAAAGTGAGTTTTCGATTATTAGTCAAGCAAAGTTCAACGGAATAAGTTGAGATATCGTTCAACCAATTCAAATAACTTTGATTTGTTTTTCTCTTTTGCTTGAAATTGAAATATTGTTCACATAGAATCCAAACCTTTAATTTGAAGTTGAGTCGTGGGAAGTTACTTATTAATAAGAAAATGAAGCATACAAATATTTGAAGTTTAATGCAACATGCATACAATAATTATGATGAGTCTATTATGCATGTTCTTTGTGATTGTAAAGACGTTCACAATTATTTGGATCATATATTACTAACGATAATTGAAGCAAAATTTTCAATCTAGACATGTATGGTTAACTTCATTGGAATCTCACCACttttaatattaataatattaagGGTGCCAACCTAAATTGGTCTATTTTCTCTGGAGTAACAATTTAGAGCTTGTGGAAGAATAGAAACACATATTTGATAGTAAAACCAATCTTGATATCATCCTTCATCATAGAGTCTCACTGTCaaaaaaaatacttttaatagcacttattttaatatttaatagaacttattttaatatttaatagTGCTTAAAAATACTATTAAAGTTACTGCTATTATATATTATCTAGCTATAATAGCGCCTTTTAAGCGTcattaaaaaaacaatttttaatAGCACTTCTTATAAAACGCTATCACAGCCTAATTTAGGCCTTTTAAAATATATGGTATATTAAATAACACTTTTCAGAAAGCGCTATCATTTCCCATATCATTAATACACTTTAAGAAAACGTGCTATTAAAGGTCCTCTTTTAAAACCCAATTTAATGTGATGTTTTTAACTCAAAACGGTAGAAAAGACAACACAACTAATTTTCCCAAAATGTGAATATAAAAAAATAGgtaataaataaaaaaattctaGAACAAACTAACAATTTCAATGCATACAAGATTGATCAATCTATTTGTATTGATTAAAAATGTTGGAAATTGTTTTGTaatattaattccaaaatgacaaaagagttaaATAGCATTTAATGATTTGCTTttagttattgttttgtttgaattttgaattcaattttcatatcttttcatgaaatagtgtcatatatgaaacattgtgttttatggtgaaatggtgttgtttcatcaaaggttgcaaacttttgaaacaacatccatatctcctataaatatatgattctattcagaaaaacaacacaagaactaaaaacgtatttctcttccaaattccagaaaaaccttccttgcatttcgggttcttcacttgtcttgtgcagactcgaaattaaggctgatattatcctgagtgttcttgcattttccaactctaagacataataaaagagtgcttgaaatacttttaaggaaagtgattctCAATCACGATTCAGTCCTGGATCCATTTAATTTTACCGAATTTTCTAACAATCTTAAAAGTATTAGTAACATAATGGCTTCAGACGCTGttgtttcaagcatcaaagtgatgaACCAGGATCTTGTCAAGTTAGATCGATTTGATGGAACAAATTACACAAGATGGCAAGACAAGATGACATTCCTATTGACTGCCCTGAAGGTTCACTATGTTCTTGATCCCGACCTACAACCAATACCTGAACcaacagaaaatgattcggaagaaCTCAAGAAGGAGCGCAAGAAACGCAAGGAGGACGAACTGCTTTGTCGTGGACACATTCTGAATACTTTATCTGATCGTCTCTACGACCTCTACACAGACAATCCATCAGCAACAGAAATATGGAAGGCACTAGAATTCAAGTTCAAGGCTGAAGAGGAAGGTACGAAGAAGTTCTTAATATCTAAATATTTCAATTTTAAATTCTTAGATTCTAAGCCCATTCTTCCCCAAGTGCATGAATTGCAAGTTCTGGTCAATAAAATAAAGGCAGTAAAAATAAACATCCTTGAGACCTTCCAAGTCGGTGCAATTATTGCAAAATTACCACCTTCATGGAAAGGCTACCGAAAGAAATTGTTGCACAGTTCCGAGGACTTCTCCTTGGAGAAAATTCAGAAACATCTTCGAATCGAGGAGGAATCGAAGGAGAGGGAGAAATCAGAACCCCCTACTCATTTCAAAACAAACGTTGTGACCAACAAGGGAAAGAAGAGACATGATGGCATGAAGAGTCATCTTGGACCAAAGAAAGAACATAACAAGTTCAAGAACTCTGGCGGTCATAAAGGTCCAAAGAACGGATGTTTCGTATGCGGTAAACCTGGACACTATGCTCGAGATTGCAgacaaaataaagcaaaaaatgAGATCAATGCAATTCGATCAGATGATGACATAATTGCTACAGTGAGCGAAATTATGGCAATCAAAGGAAAAGTTCAAGGTTGGTGGTATgtgtatacgtgcgttttcgacgccatgagatttggtgtaagaaatgattttttcgacaaatgatgacatgggtTGAAACGATTTGATTAATaagtatggttcgacacttcgacaaaatggaagtTTCGTCATTTCGACAAAGATGTTTGCACCTAGGAAAAGCACTTTTGACAGATAGGGAGAACATTGCAGTATGTTGATAATTCGACAAAAAtcctgaaggaagacgtcatttcgacttaaaagtaaatttgaatttaaaaggttgtgacgtttggcagaagacgcgtggaagcatctggcgaaaggaggagagccatgtgtcatagttttaggatttagtcgttaataacagttatgttatttgtgtatatatagggtagttattatctaaaaaaagggtgtgaagaattacttatacaaaattcctgaaaacactcaaagtacccgtgtgagagaaaagagtcatatttggaaaatgtatgtgtaaacaaacaccaattccttcaaagtttattttataaagttcaaagttctttacaaatctcttttatgttttccagtcatttatctttctgcactttatccttttcgacactttacatttcgtcagttattttccgccatttactttatcttgttaaatttacatccacttaacattgtaatcaacatatttcgacgtaaaacacttagagaacagaaatgaaagatatgaaagtgaTTTTAGACATCTTCAAGACTATCTAGattttgcacatgtcctaggatttgtgtggttgatcctgcaagtaacccaattctacaagttttggtaaaccagaggttgttcgccaaaattcacagcgaacaaattggcacgcccagtgggactgTGCAAAAATTTTAGAAAGTTAGATAATCGCTAGTCAAAATCTGTCCTTCATttgtatgagactgagaagcggtaaattagccgtatccgaagtagaaatacctaaaagaacaagggtaaggaaaatggcgaaccagccaaataatcctaacgaatccatcccagtatctaaccctgtcccttcgacagaaggcaatataggatcggtccctgtgtcagaggctgtaCCTTCGTCAGCGGGGTCGATACCAGCGGTTTCGATGTCACAAaacgcgcctagttcgtccttcagggcacaacaaatgcccaTTGGGACACCCCCCCCTGTgggaaacacttctaggccttttgtaacgaatttcaccatgcctccgcctggtagggaacaacccttcggaatgccaacttcggtgatggcaaatttacataactccccgttaatatattcagactcgatggccaacgtgtcttcacccttacaagggtcaggatatggtggaaatgtgagtagactgaatcaacaaccactttacgtgccgccgataacaaataattcggcgcaagtgattagacagcagatggacgagagtaatcatgatatggtccaaatgttgacgcaacaaatgggagcggtgtttaatCCACTGATACAGAACACCACTCAAACAAACCAAGCgttggcagcgcaaatgacgcgcattgctgatttctttggagtccctcaaactcgacacagagaacaagtggttcATAACCCAACGGTAGCGGTCCAAGAAGAACCTACGATAAACCAGATACCGTTAGACAATCCTCAAACGAACGTCAGAAACCGAGAGGATGTAGTCGAATagcctcgtgtcgaaatccccattccacaagagcctagaaggatagtaatccagagaggccaggacgcggatgttgtattgcaacaacggatgcggtataataatccgcctgtcgaaaataatttggcagccatggtcgaaacgataatggcacaaaatgggatgaacatgggtttacaaaggcctagttacgcatccccactatcagaatatattctgcaagaagaattgccaccaaggtggaaagtccctaagttcacaaagttctcaggggacactagtgagtccactatagaacatgtggcacgttacctgatcgaggcaggggagatagcccgtaacgaaaatttgaaaataaaatatttccctagttccttaacaaaaaacgcgtttacttggtttacatctttgcctgcaaactcagtatacacgtggacccaattagaaaggctgttccatgaacaattctacatgggacaaacaaaaataagtctgaaagaattagccagtgtcaagagaaaacactccgaaccaatagatgattatttaaataggttcagattgctaaaggctagatgtttcaccccagtgccagaacgtgagttggtcgaaatggacgcagggggactagactattctataaggaagaaactagatacccagtatctgagggatatggcacaattagcggatagagtgagacaggtcgaaaggttaagggacgaaaaattcagtgcaaataagaataaaaaagagagggtagcctacgtaggggttcgccaagatgatgagttCGACGAACACGAACCAAGTAGCTTCGACGAACAAGAAATCGACCTAGCAGAACTAAAACAAGGGCCACCTTATTCGTgcaaagtactaactccgtcgaacggaaacccagtcgaaaccaacgataagttccccaaaaggacttatacgttcgacattaccaaatgtgacgaaatcttcgatctgttggttaaagatggtcaattaataaaaccaccaggcgctaaagaaccgcctatggaacaacagaaaaagagaggtttttgtaaataccataattttctgggccataagacgtctcgttgtttccttttcagggatctcgttcaaaatgctatccgggacggaaggctgaagtttggtgacaaaccaaaacaatagatgaagatcgactcgaatcctatgcaagcagtcgaagcccactacgctgaaccatccgtcgtaaacatggtggaggccgaagttgctcctgatggcaatttggaaatggtggaagcccctggaagcttcgacgcaaatgtcaacatggtcgagattactgatgatctcgcaagccagaaaagaatagaaactactgaaggtttcgacaagaaggacggtgacaatgctgtcgagaatgtggagtttcgacaagaggagaattgggaccgcttgggacagccaagtgggaaatatgattttcttgtgaagtacaacgcgccggcaagctctcagatcgacatcaacacaatccaaccaagcggttggggagatgcCTCTTCAGAAAACAATGAGGAGACAGTCGACGCAATTGAGCATGCCCCTAATACGAAGGGGAGGGTTACTGAAGACCCAGCGATTGAAAACAAGGCTGCTGAAGGCCTTGATTCTAACAAAGCAAAGAAAGGTGATATCGCCAACTGCGTCAACACCATGGGGCCTTTCAGTGAAGAGgtcacaaaaatcaaagcggaagccgctaacggtccttcgaagtccatgatcagtgggattctgcgtaggacaatggaagaccccagaaggaattggaacaaatgctgttgcaaacatggtcccaggaccatatcttggtgctgttgcccagagaaagagttcgaccagacaccaaaaggcgtcgaaggcgaagaagagaggctcatcaggaagatgaacgaattaagcatcgccgacgaacaaaatgttggggtaaatatggtaGAAATATCTCAGAAGGACCAGGTCGAAAAGGGCGAAGAGCGTCGTCAGAAAgagtaccaaaggctggcgtaccctagagaggaggaaaacttaatggaattcatcaagaggtgccaaaggatgaaaaccgaagtgatgttgtgcccacgctgcagcgcagtcttcgacaggaaggcagcaaccaacctggaagcggtggataagaccaaaaggaaagagaattggggaacagtgagatatgacccaaggagaagtgatcaccaccagtggaggcacggagagagacgccagaacacctataaaccatctgacaaagcgacggacgacaaatgggttcaacccattagggacgcccaggggcagaagaaatggggaaagttcgaggttcagagaggcgcatcgatggagggcaagaaggaaatggaaaaacacaagccaagaccatacccgttagagaattacaaaggcaaaaatcccatgtccaggtcccaatggaggaggttccaaaggcagaagagggc is a window of Lathyrus oleraceus cultivar Zhongwan6 chromosome 6, CAAS_Psat_ZW6_1.0, whole genome shotgun sequence DNA encoding:
- the LOC127092343 gene encoding peroxidase 9; translated protein: MSFIKLIVFVTFSLSFTFSNAHPVGFNFGWGAHHHHHHGGMSFGLSPQFYQFSCPQANDIVMSVLEKAIAKDIRLAASLLRLHFHDCFVQGCDASVLLDDSVTVASEKNGGPNKNSLRGFQVIDEIKAKLEQTCPHTVSCADIVALAARGSTVLSGGPNWELPLGRRDSKTASLRGSNKNIPPPNATIEGLLTFFKRQGLDDVDLVALSGAHTIGVAKCATFKQRLYNQNGNNQPDENLEKTFYFGLKTMCPKSGGDNNISPLDFGSPRMFDNTYYKLLLRGKGLLNSDEVLVTGNVRETHELVRTYAQDESLFFEQFALSMIKLGNLRPLTGFNGEVRKNCRRVN
- the LOC127093611 gene encoding uncharacterized protein LOC127093611, which produces MASDAVVSSIKVMNQDLVKLDRFDGTNYTRWQDKMTFLLTALKVHYVLDPDLQPIPEPTENDSEELKKERKKRKEDELLCRGHILNTLSDRLYDLYTDNPSATEIWKALEFKFKAEEEDSKPILPQVHELQVLVNKIKAVKINILETFQVGAIIAKLPPSWKGYRKKLLHSSEDFSLEKIQKHLRIEEESKEREKSEPPTHFKTNVVTNKGKKRHDGMKSHLGPKKEHNKFKNSGGHKGPKNGCFVCGKPGHYARDCRQNKAKNEINAIRSDDDIIATVSEIMAIKGKVQGKALLTDRENIAVC